ACAGAACATGCCCGATTCTgaaattcccaccagcattggATTCCATGTCTGCACAACAAAAGCAACACAACCTGATTCTTCTTGGTGAGTTCTTAAATATGCCCCAAAGAGGAAATATGAGAACACAGTTAACGGTCCCCTAAAAGAACATTTCTGTGGAGGAAGAGAAGTTATATCACCTTTAAAGCAAAGGTTAAAAGGGAGGGATCATGGAAACCATATAAAGGCAGAGAAGTTTTAGAAGATCCAGTTAGGAGGAATACAGTAGGCAGAAATGCTTTTTCCTCCTTACCTGGCCTGAGGtaaagggaaagggggaggtaTTAGCCTATAGAAAAGGCTTTATTTAGCCTATAGAAAATACTTCTATAGGCTTTAGCACTCTTCAAGGTATCTTTAGGAACCACAGTAAGATTCAGTCTATgatcagaaatgaaaattgtTCAGGCCTTACCTGGTGAGGATTCAGTAATGCTATCAGTTGTCACATGAACAGTTTGAAGGCTCCTGcaaccattttggaaagaaagacTGTGGAGGATATGGGGGTTTCAGGAGTACAGATAAAATTCAAGACAGCAAATAAAAAGGTTTCGGTTGAGATGTAAATTCCGTAGATGAGTCCTAGAAACCATCTGATATGCTCTCTCTCAtcattataaaaatgattataaagaTATTCTCAATTGAGGgctgtacctgtggctcaaggagtagggcaccggccccatataccagggtggtgggttcaagccctgccccggccaaaattgcaaaaaaaaaaaaaaaaagatattctcaaTTGACTAGATTCCACAAAGATAATAACATTAATTTCCAATAGAGAACTATTGAGGCTGTTGTACATGTATATAAGAAATCGACAGCCCTTTTATGTTATTAACCTCATCTAAGCCCCAAGAGAGTATTTCCAAatgttaatatttcattttttttttgtagagacagagtctcaccttatcaccctcggtagagtgccatggcatcacacagctcacagcaacctccaaatccttgggcttaggcaattgtcttgactcagcctcccgagcagcagggactacaggcgcccgccacaatgcccggctatttttttgttgcagtttggccggggctgggtttgaacccgccaccctcggtatatggggcgggtgccctacccgctgagccacaggcgccgcccaatatttcattttttaagttaagCATTTTAATATGCAGATTACTGTTCAGAATTACCctgttaactgaaaaaaaaaattcctctttatTATGCTTCAAGATAAACATCAAAGAGAAAAGCTACACCTGCTCTAAGATTTGGTTCTCAGAAATACAAGTTCTACCCTTGAGGTTATGTTGAACTAGCTGTGGGCACAGTCTAGGATAGGAAGGTTCTACAAATTGAgtcaaatattataaaacaacaCATCATCCATACTGAAGAGAGAACAAAGGCTGAATGGAGAATTATTCTCATGAGTGTTATGTCTGAGTTTCAAGATAATAGTAAACATTCTTGAGTAGTTATCATATGCTTGGTGCTGCACTAAGCTCTAGTTTTCCTATTAAAATTTGTACTATGAAATATTTTGACCTTTAGAATAAAGAGATGTCAATATACAGACCACAGAATTTAAGATGCTAAACTTGAATCAGTTGCTTAATacctgttattttttctttttttttgagacagagtctcactatgtcgccccaagtagagtgccatgacatcacagctcatagctcacagcaacctctaactcttgggcttaagggattcttttgtctcagtcttccaaagtagctgggactacaggcacccacaacaacacctgactatttttttgttgtagttatcgttatttggcaggcctggggctgggttcgaacttgtcagagctggtatatgtggccagcaccccagcctctgtgctacaggcactgagccaatacctgttacttttaaataaaaacattgcagTTTCAGCCACTCCTCATCccattgttttcctttcctcctcacaCTAAATATCCTGATTGTTTTTGTCTATCAGTCCAATCATATTTTTGGCCTTTTTTACTATACTCTATATGCAATTAGCCCTTTTCACCAAATAATTTGATATTAACTCATGTTGATACATTGGATCTGGTTGATTCATATTAGCTTCTACACTAAACTTCATTGTAAGAGAACATCGCTGTTGATCCACTCCAGGTAtactgtttgtgttttgttttgttttttaacattcagAGTGCTTTACAGACCAATCTTGTGTATATATCCTTGTGAATATATGCAAGTTTCTTAGTCCTTCCTTGAAATGGAATTTCAGGGTCATAGGTATGACCAATTTGGGATTGCCAAAATTATTTCCAAAGGGATTGCATCAATGTTATACCAGAAAGCTAAGATTAATtgtccattttttcctttcttattgatttttaagcATGCTTCAGTTAATTATTCCGAAGTAAATATATTCTTACAATTTATGGTTCGACATTTCACTTTGTTAATGgtgtcttttattataaaaaaaaaaaccttaatagtGTGGAAAACTTTACCAACATTTTCCTCATAGGTTTGTAATTTTTATGTCTTAAAAAGGAATTCTCTACCCCAGTGAAGtgaatgcatttctttttcttcaaagtgTTAAAAAATTTCCTCTTCGTATTTATGTCTTCAAACCATCTAGAATGTATTTTTGTGCATGCCTGTTAGTTAGGGAGTCTCATTTTACCTTTTACGGagataagtcatttttttttttaaaaagttcattctGTCATCAATGACTTTTAAAGCTACCTCTGTCATATAACACATTTACAGAGAGGTGAGCCTGTTTCTAGGCCCACAGTTTTGGTCTATTGGTATGTATATCTTGTCTGTTGATGACATACAGCTGAAATTGCTAGAGCTTTGCAGTAAGTCTTGGTATCTGTAGGATAGAGTCCTTCCTAactattatttttcagaattgctttggctcttcttttttattgaaccacataaattttaggattagctACATCTCCCATTAATGTCGGTTTTTTATACCTGTTTCTTAATAATCTGTTGGTGGTAAAATgaagttattgttttgttttgatttttgtggTTGGTTTACCAAATCTCATTTAGTACTCCATTGCTGATCAACACAAATAAATGGTATTattaggaaagagaagagggaagctgtgtgggaaaaaaaaatcatattttgacTTCATTTAAAGCTGATTTTCCAATTTAATTACCCTGGTTTCCAAATTAATCTGGGAAGACTGAAAATAGTTATGATAAAAAGACATCCCAACCAGGAACATATGAATTTCCATTTACTTAATTCCTCTCTTAGGtcctttaataaaaattaacattttccaCAAATTATCTTACACAGTTCTGCTAAATTCTTGGATCATTTCTTTTGAGCTATTTCTTGCATTTGATCTTCTGACACACTAATACATGTCCTCTCCTTTAATTCACCTACTTTATTAGTTTgttgaaaaatcttttttaagaATTGTGTATGTGTGTCAATTACATTCAGATctctttaaatactttttgttgttgttcaggtATAGGTATTACTTTGCTTCCTCCAGCAATTGAACAAGGATCCTATAGTTTTACCTGATACTTCTTTCTCTGGTCATTAGAATCCCTTGACTGGACAATTACCTTTCTCTGAGATAAACTGGGGAATTCCATAGGTGCTAAGTGGAAAAGGTGTTTCTTCCCCTAAGCTTgggataaaaagaagaaactgttACCTTCCTCCAGACAAATCTTGGAAGAAGATTCTGACCTTTTCAAGCCCTACTCCCTACCTTTAAAGCAGTTAACACCAATTCAACCCCTTGCCTTTTGCGGACAGGAAGACCCAGCACCTTCATACCAGTTTGTGATCTTCAGAGGTTGAAATGCCAAGCTGTTTGAGGGATTCTCTGACCTTTGCTCCTGAGCTCTGTCTGAAACTACTCACATTTGACTCCTCCACCCCTAGGGGAAGAAGCCCAATTCAATCCACAGGAGTCAACGGCCACTTTAGAGCCAAGGGCAAGTAGCTTCAAGTTAGAAATGAAAGCCATTAACATCTCCAAATCCACCTTTGTTGTATTTTCTACTTGTTTCTTAATAATGGGTTGGTGGTAAAAATGCATGCTATCAATTGAtgtgtttgggttttgttttttttcttttttgcagcttTGTGGTAAATTCTTTTAGCATTCCATTGttgttcaaaatatataaatgatatttgGGGGAGCAAAGGATAGATCCTGCAGATTcccaaagaaagggaaaaaaatgcaaaatatagcCAGCATTATCCATTTGCTTTTTTAGATTTACCGAATTAATACAAAATTCTTTACATAAGCATCTGATCTaaatggtttttgttgtttttgctggttGTTTGGTTTTTAATACTGGGAACACTGAGATTCAGTCTGAAAGATACCCCAAAATCTTAACAGTAACATGTACCAATTCCCTCCCACTCTACTTCCAAAATCTAGTTGGTTTGAATGGgcagaatgatccatttttccattttaggtGAGCAGATGTTTATGAAACTCAGAACATCTCAGAACTGTTTGCCTCATTTATCAGAAAAATTTAGAAGGGAAGAAGCCTTTAAGGAAAATTTCTACTTGAAAATACAAGAAGACTAGTACGCAGGTTCGTCTTATACTTTTAACATGAGCTTGTTGAAAGAAACGTTAACAattccaaaacaaaattaaatgaattttaactttttcctCCCAAAAGCATAAAAATTGGGAGGGAGGAAATTAACAAGAAATTCTTAAAAGGTAAAAACAACTCTTCTTTGTACTAGTCTTTGGGTAGTGACCATAAAACACGTCTTCTTGTTAGTTTCCTTGACAAGGGATTTTTAGTCCCAAGTCTGTTCCTGCTTAGTATCTGCTCCGGCCTCCCCCTCTCTCTGAGCGGCCTCCTAGGCGGCCTCCACCCCTCGACACCCTGCGGCCTGATCGGCTGTAGGAATCACGCGGGGGAGGGCACCCCCTTTCCATGGATGGGGGAAGCCCACGATCAACTCTACCCACCCTCTCTCGGCCCCTGGAGTAGCGGTCGCTCCGGCCGCTGCCGTAACTGTCGCGGCCACCGCTGTAGGCGTCGGGCGAGCAGCCCCGGTACTCCTCGTAGCGACCGCCTCCTCCATAAGATGGCGGTGGCCCCCGCGCAGGAGCTGCGCTGCGCGAATCCCCGTAGCTCTCGAAGGGGTCTCGGTAGGAGCCTCCACTTGGATGATCTGCGTAGTCACGGTCGCGACCCCCGTAGCCGTCTCGGTCGCCGTAGCCTCTCGATGGACAGTCGTCCCGGGCACTGGAATGGCCATAATCGCGGTAGGTGTATTCTCTGGGCGAGGGGGCAAAATCCCGAGGGTCGCGGGTGCTCGGGTAGTCTCGGCTCGAGTAGCTGTCCCTGGGCGAGTAGCCCTCCTCTCGGGGGCCCAGGTAGTGGTCACGGCGCGGGGGTGGCGGCTCCCGGCGAGGTGGGCCCCCATAGCCGTCTCGGCCCCGCGAGGCCGGGGCCCGCCCGCGCAttccaccgccgccgccgccgctgcgaACCGGCCCCGACGGCACTGCCCTCTTGGGGGGCGGGCCGGCCCTGCGCGGCGGCGGCCCGCGCTTCATGGGCATCGGGGCCCTGGGGGGCCGTAGGTCGAAATCCCCTGCATAGCCGCCGTCGTCTGCTGGCCCGCCCCGGGAAGGTGGTCGCCGCGGACCCCCACGGGTTCCGCGCAGGCCCCTCAGGCGGCCCCGGCtgcggggcggcggcggcggtgggcCCCGCCGGCTGCTTTCAAACGCCGGTTTGGTGGCTTGGGCCACCTTGATGGCCTTACCATCCAGGGACTTTCCGTTCATGTCTCTGGCGGCGGCCTTGGCGTCTGCGGGGCTTTCGAAGGTAATGAACGCAAAGCCCCTCGACTTGCTGGTTTCTCGATCTTTCATCAGGAGCACTTCGACGATGCGGCCATACTTGCCAAACGCCGCCTCGAGGGCTTTCTCGTCGGTTTCGGGGTTGAGCCCCCCAATGAAAAGCTTCCCCGGGCGATCCGCTTCAACCATGGCAGCCGGTGGAGTGGTCAGTGGCGGTGGGAGGCGAAAGAGGCAGCGCCCGTCGCGGCCTTCGATCCCGCTCGCCGAGAGCGGATCCTACCGGTCGGCGGCGCGTTGCGGACTCCGGAACCGCAGACGTGGTCCCGGCTGCGCAGGCGGAACTCTCTGGTTTGTGCCTCTGGGGTCTAAGTCCCCCAGCCCGGCGGGCTCCCCCTGCTGGTTGTGATTGGTTGGTTGTCTCCGGAGGGCAGACCCGGTTGAGAAAGAAGACAGTTTTTGTGACTCCTTTCCAGTCTTTTAACTTCCAGTTAACGAGACCCTGGTTTAACGGTTTTAATTCATTCTTGAGAGCTCTTGCCGCTAAATGGAAAGCCGTTAGGTTGATAAAAACTTTTTTCCATTACTCACGAATGAGTATTATGATGCATTCCAAACCAAGTTACCCAAACcattttcaaacagaaaaaaaaaaaaaaaaaattgaaagataaaataagCAATTTAAAAGTCTTAAAATAACAGTTCGCTGTTTGTTGCACGTAAAATTtaataaagtaacatttttatGTGCCTGCCAAACGGGGAGAGAAGACTTGACAGTGGTGGAGTAGGAAGTAAAGGGAGTCATTCTTTGAATGCACTCGTTTTCTTCAAAGGGTTCACAGTTATGTTGGACTCAAACTGCTTTTTAAAGTAAAGGTATAGATAGCATAAAAAGTTACCTTAGCAAAACGTAAGAGCACGTTTACACTCATCATCAATACTCAAAAGTAGCATTTGAGTATTCATAACTGAAGCCTTCACCCATGCTTCATTGGAATGAGGAAGCACACCTAAGCAAAGCAAAACTTTTTGGGTTCATTCCAGCAAATCATACAATTCCAATTTCTTTACTAGATGATCTAAATGTTAGAATGAAAAGTGAATTGAtgaccatatctttccttgaaaACAGTAATATCTAAAACCATTTTTCTTTACTATATTGATTTAGTGTATTTTGGGCTGTTCGTTCAAAAGtgttataaatatttcagaagttGTTATTGTGAAAAGTTAACGTTTTTGGATTTGCAGTTTGTATGAAATTTTTttgctatgatttttaaaataggacACTTGGCATATTAAGAGTTCTAAAAAATGTTTCTACTAATTGTTATCTCAAAGGTTAAAAATTCATTCTCTATGTACTGGTTAATAGCTGTGTTTTATggtgttttcattttctcattttcattatttcttgctTGACCCatgaattataaagaaattttgagatttatggatattttagaattttttaacatGCTTTCTATGatacctatttttgtttttattgagatttGCCTTGTGACCTAATATGGTAAGAgtatatatgagtgtgtgtgtgtttaatgttGAATAAGAACTGTTTTAAAATTCTCCATAATTATGGATTTGTCAATTTCTCTTCGTTTTTATGTTCCTTTTTGCTTCATGTAATTTAAGGTTATACTGTGAAATATTGAGAATGACTATGTATTTCTGATGAATACCTTTTATTGTGTAATGATTTTCattattcataatattctttttacCTTAGTCTGTATATTTTGATACTTACATCTTacaatatttttgatatttcttcctGTCAATTTATTgtgtgctgggcggcgcctgtggctgaaggagtagggcgccggtcccatatgctggaggtggtgggttcaaacccagccccggccaaaaaaagaaaaaaaaaaaaaatttattgtgtgCTTTGTGGTaaccatgtttgtttgtttttgtctccctcctccccccacctttcTTCTTGTAGCAAATGAATTGtctttagttgtgtctttttCCCTATTATGGAAAAAGTTATGCCTCCTACTTCTGCTCTTTTAATGATTACCATAAATGATTTTATTGAGTGCTACCATATAAACACTAAGTTTATAAATTTACTTATAACATCTTAAATTTATTGCCTGacttatttttacatatgtgtatatCCATATAACTACAACCCACATTGAATTCTATAACATTTCCATCATCCTAGAGCATTTTCAGAATAATACCTTCCTCCCAGAGGTAACCACTGTTCTGATTTACCTCAAGCATGAATTAATTCTGCTTGCTCTTAAACTTTACATAATTGGAATCATATAGAACGAACTCTTACTTGCTTTGTTTATTTCACTCAGCGTATTTTTGGGATTCATCCATATGTTGTACCAGCAGTTtactctttttgtttatttaatttttttagtattcaTTGTATTTACTGTACCACTATTTT
This is a stretch of genomic DNA from Nycticebus coucang isolate mNycCou1 chromosome 14, mNycCou1.pri, whole genome shotgun sequence. It encodes these proteins:
- the RBMXL2 gene encoding RNA-binding motif protein, X-linked-like-2; amino-acid sequence: MVEADRPGKLFIGGLNPETDEKALEAAFGKYGRIVEVLLMKDRETSKSRGFAFITFESPADAKAAARDMNGKSLDGKAIKVAQATKPAFESSRRGPPPPPPRSRGRLRGLRGTRGGPRRPPSRGGPADDGGYAGDFDLRPPRAPMPMKRGPPPRRAGPPPKRAVPSGPVRSGGGGGGMRGRAPASRGRDGYGGPPRREPPPPRRDHYLGPREEGYSPRDSYSSRDYPSTRDPRDFAPSPREYTYRDYGHSSARDDCPSRGYGDRDGYGGRDRDYADHPSGGSYRDPFESYGDSRSAAPARGPPPSYGGGGRYEEYRGCSPDAYSGGRDSYGSGRSDRYSRGRERVGRVDRGLPPSMERGCPPPRDSYSRSGRRVSRGGGRLGGRSERGGGRSRY